Below is a window of Arthrobacter sp. SLBN-112 DNA.
GTCCGTTCCGGCGTCGCCGGACATCCCGTCGCCGGAGGACATTGCCGCGGCTAAAGCCAGCGAGACTGCGACGGCGGACCAGGTCACCGCGATCGAGCGCATCCTCGCGGACGCATCCACGGCCCAGCAGGCAGCCTTCGCGGTGGCGATGCAGGCAAACAACTCCTACAGCGAGGCGCTGGTGGAGCTGCAGCAACGGACCCAAGCCGCGTCCGCAGCCTCCGCCCGTGCCTCGTCCGCGAAGGAACAGCTGGACAAAACCCGGAAACAGGTGGGGCAACTCGCCGGCGACCTCTACCGCAACGGCGGCCTGAACCCGACGCTCGGAACCCTGGCCGGCGGCGGGGACAGCCTGCAGCAGGCCGCCACGCTCGAAGCCCTGTCCGCCAGCCGGAGCCGCGCTTTTGAAGCTGCCGACGCCGCGGCCACCGCGTACCGCTCCCTGACGGCATCCGCAGACGATGCCACCAAGGCCGCTGACGATGCTGCGAAAACCGCCGAACAGCGGAAGTCCCAGGCCGAAGAGGCCAACGCCGCGCAGGCCAAAGCCGTGGCCGACGCGAAGGCGCAGCGGACCATCCTGGTGGACCAACTGGCGCAGCTCCGCAACACCACCGTGGCGCTGGAATCGGCCCGGGTGGATGCTCTGGACCGGCAGCGTGAAGAAGCCCGGCTTGCGGCATTGTCTGCCGCTGCCGACAAGGCAGCGCAGGACAAAGCGGCACAGGATAAGGCGGCGCAGGACCAGGCCGCCGCGCAGAACACCCCGGCCCGGGACACGACGGCCCAAGACGCAGCGCCCGCTCCCGCCGCTCCGGCACCGGCTGCCCCGGCTCCGGTGGCCGCCCAGCCGCCCGCCGCTCCGGTACCGGCCGCACCCGCTCCCGCGGCCCCCGCCCCCGCTGCTCCTGCCCCGGCCCCTGTTCCGGCCGACCCCGCACCGGCCCCCGCGCCCGCCCCCGCCCCGACGCCCCCGTCAACCGGCGCAGGCACCTACGAGACAGCGATTTCCGTTGCCTTGGGGAAGGTCGGCGCGCCGTACTACTACCAGTGGGGTGGTACCGGGGTGTATGGCTTTGATTGCTCGGGGCTGGTGCAGAATGCCTTCGCCGCCGCCGGGAAGTACCTCCCGCGGACCGCGTCCCAGCAGTACGCTGCCGCCCCTGTCCACGTTCCGATCTCGCAGGCGCGCCGCGGCGATCTCCTGGTGTGGGGTTCGGCTCCGAACTTCTACCACGTGGCCATCTACCTCGGAAACGGCCAAGTGGTGCAGGCGCTCAATCCGCAGGAAGGCATCACCGTGTCCAGCATCAGCTCCATGGTGGGGATGGACCTCTACCCCTACGCTGCCCGCTACTGAGCCGCATTGCGGGGCCCCCAGTCAGCTCAGGATGTCCTTGGTGACGAAACGGCCGTACGCCAGCGCCCCGAACACAGCCACGTAGCCCGCCTGGAGCAGTCCGTTGCTGGCAAACGAGTCCCACAGCACCGGCTGGCGCAACATGTCGCCGAAGCCAAGCCAGTAGTGACTGAACAGCCACGGGTGCAGCCATTCCAGCTGCGGAAGCTGGTCCAGGACTTCGGAAACAACCGAGACCACCACGGTGGCTGCCATCGCGCCGACAGGGACCACGGTCATGGTGGACAGGAAAAGCCCGATCGCTGAGAGGCCGGCCAGGGACACGGCGATGTAGGCGGCAATCAGCACTATCCGCACGGCAGCTTCAGCGGGCTGGACCACCCCGCCGGAGAGCAGCGTCACGGGCCCCACCGGGAAGAGCGCCGCTCCAATGGCCGCCCCCGTCAGGCCGATGGTCAGCGGCGCCACGATGCAGAAGGCCAGTGCACCCACGTACTTGACCAGGAGCAGCCGCACCCTGCCTGCCGGGGCAACCAGCAGGTAGCGGAGGGTTCCCAGGCTCGCTTCCCCGGCGATCGTGTCGCCGGCCACCACGCCCACCGTGAGCGGCATGAACAGCGGGACGGACACCAGCATGGCGGTGAAAGCCACAAACAGGCCGTT
It encodes the following:
- a CDS encoding C40 family peptidase, whose product is MVLSGSGRKTAVLCAAVVLFASVATPAAAVPAPSAPLSVPASPDIPSPEDIAAAKASETATADQVTAIERILADASTAQQAAFAVAMQANNSYSEALVELQQRTQAASAASARASSAKEQLDKTRKQVGQLAGDLYRNGGLNPTLGTLAGGGDSLQQAATLEALSASRSRAFEAADAAATAYRSLTASADDATKAADDAAKTAEQRKSQAEEANAAQAKAVADAKAQRTILVDQLAQLRNTTVALESARVDALDRQREEARLAALSAAADKAAQDKAAQDKAAQDQAAAQNTPARDTTAQDAAPAPAAPAPAAPAPVAAQPPAAPVPAAPAPAAPAPAAPAPAPVPADPAPAPAPAPAPTPPSTGAGTYETAISVALGKVGAPYYYQWGGTGVYGFDCSGLVQNAFAAAGKYLPRTASQQYAAAPVHVPISQARRGDLLVWGSAPNFYHVAIYLGNGQVVQALNPQEGITVSSISSMVGMDLYPYAARY
- a CDS encoding ABC transporter permease, encoding MPADIPQAGTATPAAPEHTSMQSSARMSGSGISLLASELKVLFSRRRTWALLLALAAIPVLIAVAVKVSSAVPPGRGPAFLDRITQNGLFVAFTAMLVSVPLFMPLTVGVVAGDTIAGEASLGTLRYLLVAPAGRVRLLLVKYVGALAFCIVAPLTIGLTGAAIGAALFPVGPVTLLSGGVVQPAEAAVRIVLIAAYIAVSLAGLSAIGLFLSTMTVVPVGAMAATVVVSVVSEVLDQLPQLEWLHPWLFSHYWLGFGDMLRQPVLWDSFASNGLLQAGYVAVFGALAYGRFVTKDILS